From Solanum stenotomum isolate F172 chromosome 2, ASM1918654v1, whole genome shotgun sequence:
AATACTTATCACTCTACCATGTGACCCTTATCAGTATTTTTGCCAAACTATGATAATATCCATGTGTATATATATCTGAGACTTGAAAAATAAATGCACTTAATAATTGAGATCTCAATGATAAAAGATTAAACATCTTCATCAAGTGCAAATAAACAGACAGTTAAATAACAATGTTGAGTTGAGTAAACTGGCATTATGTAAACTATTATAGCCATAGGAAGTCTGGACCAACTGCAATGAAACTGATAAAACTTGCAAGAAAATTTCCAGGCTGCAAGACTGAGATATAATTTCAGCATCTAATGAAACAAATGTTCCTCAAAGTACtactaatttttcattattttcttgtgtGAGATACACATCGGGAATTTGAGCCTTGTAAGGCAGCACAAACTGCTCAACAAAACCAACTCACTTAACTGGAGAACTTGATAGCAATAATGTTCTCTTGAACCCAATCTTCTAACCGAAAAGGGAAGCAGAAACCAACATCTCTGGTTTTAATCCCAATTCCTTTCAGAAGAAAATCTACCTTCCTCTCGATTGTAGCCTCTGATAAGAGTTAAACGACAAGGCACATTTCGAACCATGGTATCCTAGTTAACTCCTGAAAACTGTACACTTCTTCTCTAAAAGAAGCTCACTGATCTAAACAAAGGCATAAACTTTAAACTCCACAGAAGAACATGCCTGATAATATACGACTTCCCATCTTTGTGGCTTCTCATTTTTTCAGAATTAAAGGTATGCTATAGAGTTATCCAAATGTGTACGTACTGAAAGCAACAAGACATAAAGAGATAAATGATCTTCGGCAACACTGGAAAACATGCAAGTAGGTCACTAGAAAGCAAAACAAGTTTGAAATGAAAACAATACTTCAATGTAGTgccaaaaataaacaaaatgtaCTAAGCAGCCACAATTTTGTTGAGCTGTTCATACAAATCAGGTATCTGATCCTTGTAGGGTAGCACAAAGTAATCCATGAACTTTGTCTCTGTTATGCTCAGAGCATAATAGAAACCCAACTTTCTCCTCTCAACCTTCTTTTCGTCCAAAATTTTCAAGACTTGCACCCGAGGTACTACCCTTTTTTCCAAACTAAAGACCAAAATTGAAGGATGAGAAGCCAAGTAAGCAGGTTCACAACCAAGCCTTTTCATGTAAAAACTCAATGCTTTCTGAATTTTATCCTCAGAGAGAGCAATACAATACGGTAACTTCCTGAACATCATGAGTACATAATCATTAGACCATCCAAAACTCTTGAAAATTTCAATCTTGTTTTCATACTTGGACTGCTTTTGCGCGGCTAATGTATGAAACCCATAAGGAAACATAGGAGAATGGAGTGGAATTCGAAAATCTTTCTCCAACCTATGCAACAAATCCTTAACCCACTCAGGCTTTTGTGTAAGATAATTAGGACATATAAGCACAAGTTTTCTTATTTTCACATCAGAAACACCAGAGTTTCTCAACAACACTACATTATTCTTCATAATTTGATGAGCACTAAATGAAAGCAACCAAGAACTTTTCTTTATAGCCTTAACTACATCTTCATCACTACCCAAAATTTTCCTAAGAAAATCAATGGTAGGTCTCAAATGAGTAACTAAACCTCTTTCAACAATTGTTCTATCTTTAGCCATTAATTTCGCCAAGTCCGACCCGGATAACCCGAGATCCATAAGGCACTGGAATTTGGGTTGTAAGGTTTTGTTAACATCATGGAATAGCAATTTGGGTGCTATGAAAACCAGTTTTTTCACCTGGGTGTTGTCGAAACCAGTTTGTTTCAAGAAATTGATGACTAAATCAGGATTATTTAAGTGTTTCCGTGAAGTTACCTTGGAAGATGCCAACGATGCTTCCTGTTTGGAGAATCCGAGAGAATCAACCAAGTATTTCACCAACTCAGAGGTTGTGCTTGTTGAGTAGAAACATTGAGATTTGATACTATTCAAGGAAAGGAAGTCTATAAGACCGTGAAATCTGGCAACAGCGGCCGCAGCGGCGCCGCCGCGGCCTCTGAATCGGAGGAACATATTGTTGAGCTCCTTTCTATTAAACTTAGCAAGAGTAGAAAACGCTTCTGCTTGGGGAGAAATGTTGCCTCAATGGTTAAAACCCctttttgaattattatatttttgtgagtttcatattttaatttgagtGAATAGGGTTAATACTCCAAAACTATTAGATTTTTCTTTACTTAGATATGAATTCATTAGTAACgtattagtttttaaaatttttaattaatgaatCACGAAAATCAATTAACATTTtgaatttaacaaatattttgttttagtgTGTAACAtagaaaacatataaaagataattttatgtGTTATTGATTATAATAGTTAAATTAAGTATAAACGttaaatgttattattttagtatacataaacaacaataatttactATAGCAATCATAAAACTTTTAGAAAAACATTGTCACCGTAAAAAGATACTTCAATTCAAAATAAGTTTGGAATTTGTATTGTGAAAAATTAACTAGTTTTATATGGGTTGTAACAATGTAACTTGTAACCTAACACAATCCTCCTTTGTTAATTGCActaaattttggaaataaaCATAGGCCAACTTCTCATTGTTCTCAAAGGTTCTTCCTCCCAAACTCCTACCATTAGAACTTCCTTTCCCCTCCATCCCAACGACGACATACCCACtgtaattccacaagtgagGTACGGGGAGGATGACGTGCATATAGACCGTTAGCTCAGGTAaacatatgaaaaatcaaatatgcAAAGCAAATATAGTAGCTAAGAAGTCATGCTGAAAACAATGAAGAGAAAAGTgataacaacaaataatatgataattgaaacaaaggaagcaacatataatactaaataaaaaaaataagatagttGGAGAATAATAGTAACAACACTAATAACGGAACTAGACAGCACTCAACTACCTACTAACTTTGTACCCTAATCGTCGCCCTCCCACCCCCATAAAAAATTGAACTCCCCTGACGATGTTCCTATAATAGGATGAAGACATCTCTCCTTCAAAGAGGTAGCAAGAATTCGATTTCCCCTAGGGTATGGTAGTAGAACGATACATTTTATTTACGTACCAAACACaagacaataattaaaaaaccatacattttccatggaaaacaattcccttcataccaaacacacccttttGTTTAATCATTTGAGTGTCATGAATGACACTCTCTTTTCCTGTGGCTTCTGCTACCTAACTGAAATTCTGAGAAATATTAAAAGCCTGTACTTAACTACAAGGCTAAATGTAGGTCAGGATTTAGACACAAAATTGCCAGCCATTGCTATTTGGCCAGCTTGAGAGCTATTGACATTAAAGTTTATCCATCTTAGAGAGTtaaaactagtaaaattatgcATCACCGGCTCTGCTTCAGCTTGTTTCACAGAATGTTGTGTGTTTGCTACCTGCAATCAGTATGAATGCATGCTTGAGATGACTTCCAATTGCAGATCAAGTCCTTTCATCAAGCAGCAATGAGTCATCTGCAAAGCTGTTGCCATCACCGTCCTTCTCTGATCGAATGCCACAACGGTTGTCATTCTCGCATGCCTCATCCAGCACAACATACGAAGTTGCAATTGAGCCAAAATACTGCACAAGAAATTCAAAGATTAAGGTGGCATTAGGGCATAGTTCCTGGGAACCATTCGTTAAAGAAAGCACTCTTAGAATCAGACTCTTCCTAAAAATCCAAACAATATCAGCAAATCTATCTGTCAACATGGTGTTGTTCCTCACATTTTCTGTATAGACCATGAAATTACAAGAACGgtctttttcctaaaaataataatagtaaaggAGGTGTATCTGAACTTGCTCCATCAGCAAGGAGCAAGAGATCCATGTTTTATGTAGTGATGTCAGCATTGAATTTATTTGTATCTATTTAGTGATTTAAATTCACCTCGACTGATTCAACTGGTACCTGTTATATTCTACCACAAATCATTATATGCACCGGATAACTTTGTCTACCATCCAGGTGTGTGTCCTAGTGGTCAATAAAGTGGGTaggagaaccatgaggtctcaggttcaaatccCAACAGAGACAGAAACTACTACGTGATTTCTTCCTATTTATCCTAGCCTTGATAGAAAAAGTTACATGGTACCtattgttggtgggaggtgggAGGTATCTCgtggaattagtcaaggtgTGTAAAAGCTGCTCCAAACACCACGGTTATCAAAAAACAGCTTTGTCTACCAAGGTTAGATAAGtaggaagaaatcacctaataCTTTAACAAACCATCTTATTAGCCAATCCTTAAAGGATTTGACATACTCTGGTGGTAAAGTGAAAACCCAATCTTCATATTCTCCATCCTGAATTGATTAATATTTATCATCGCATGCTAGGTTTAGATATATTACAGTCTTTTCCCAATATCTATGTGTTTTAGCTGCAAAATAATGAACTTATGAATGGAGAAGTGTGTTTTAGTAAGAAATAATTTCAGAAGTCCACTACTTTTTTATCATCGTGGTGTCTGGGTTATCTTGCACGCACCTCGACCAATTTCTCGGGATACTTGCTATTTCCCCACCAGTACAGGTTGTTGTGCCAGTGAATAACTTTGCTCATCAAGGCTTGAAAAGATAGGAAGAAATTATCTAGCATTTTTACTTCCGCTTGAATTTGAACCTAAGACTTTATGGGACTCAACTTtcttcattgaccactaagcCACAACCTAGGGTGCAATTTCAGAAGTCCACTATTGGATGAATTTTGTACCGCATGTTTTTGTGTTGAGCTTTATAAACTCAAAATGAAGATTATTAAAGGTAT
This genomic window contains:
- the LOC125854846 gene encoding uncharacterized protein LOC125854846; its protein translation is MAARLFRPHGHGAAVGQLFFIYNSKFLFQYSTIADKTACDQTHFLVNYLVNSLGFSRGEAISTSTKVTRSKSTGNPQSVLNFFEKSGLDKTHIGKIVSAVPKLLVCDVDKTLKPKLDILQQLGLSGSDLVKVITGSVSILKSLEVSDLEFCISYLRKILGSDEYVVKAIKKRTCLLSVKACERVRINMLFFQSIGFTDDDIKKFILQNPYTLLASPEVVEEKVHRLENEFNISRASGLFIHGVDVFISMKESTVDTKLGVLRDYGWSKWDIIKLVQLLPYCLRLSEEKLRAALDFYMVQLGLKPAYLASHPTLLMFSMKKRVLPRLEFMRSLVEKKLCDEDYNLYTVLLPSEQKFYQAYVLAHKMPDVCELYNKIQQHEKDKKKSLILRVLSLTNGSQELCPNATLIFEFLVQYFGSIATSYVVLDEACENDNRCGIRSEKDGDGNSFVANTQHSVKQAEAEPVMHNFTSFNSLRWINFNVNSSQAGQIAMAGNISPQAEAFSTLAKFNRKELNNMFLRFRGRGGAAAAAVARFHGLIDFLSLNSIKSQCFYSTSTTSELVKYLVDSLGFSKQEASLASSKVTSRKHLNNPDLVINFLKQTGFDNTQVKKLVFIAPKLLFHDVNKTLQPKFQCLMDLGLSGSDLAKLMAKDRTIVERGLVTHLRPTIDFLRKILGSDEDVVKAIKKSSWLLSFSAHQIMKNNVVLLRNSGVSDVKIRKLVLICPNYLTQKPEWVKDLLHRLEKDFRIPLHSPMFPYGFHTLAAQKQSKYENKIEIFKSFGWSNDYVLMMFRKLPYCIALSEDKIQKALSFYMKRLGCEPAYLASHPSILVFSLEKRVVPRVQVLKILDEKKVERRKLGFYYALSITETKFMDYFVLPYKDQIPDLYEQLNKIVAA